In the genome of Peptococcaceae bacterium 1198_IL3148, the window TAGCCGGTTCAATGTTTTCATAGGCCGGTTTCAACAAATCTGTCACCTTGTTGATTATGTGCACTTTAGCCAGATCATTTTTGTCACCACTACTATCTTTAATTGCTTGTTCTAAGCCATGCAACAACTTCTTAGCAATCCCCTGGTCTATATCCATATCAGTAAGAATTTCCAACCAGCGACAGTTAAAATCTTTGTCTAATGCTAGGTCTTTTTGTCCTGCTTGTTGTTCCAACATCGCCAACAACCTCCCCTTTTCCTGTGGTTCCAAAGATTTCATTACCGTTTCTTCTAATATCGGCTTAAACTCAGTGGACTGCAACTTATTAGCACTAGTCATAACTGGTTTCGGCCCCTTGACGGTTGGTGTCGGCGTAGTGCGTACTAAGTCTGCGGCTTGATAGATCGTTAGGTTTTCCACCTTTGACACCGTTCGCTGGGGATGCACCGCAGCCACTGCTTGATCCACCGGTTCCTTTGGTTTTTCCAGTTGTTGGTACTGGGGTGGTGCCTGCAGTTCTTTTACTTCATCTAATACTGCCGTTACTTCTATTCTGGTTTTAAAAAGGCCTTTAATCCCTTGGCCCCTGACCTTTTTACTGCTGACAATGATCGCTTCCGGACCTAGTTCAGCTTTAATCTGCTGTACCGCCTGTGGCATTTCATCCACCACAAATTTTTTGATAATCATTAATCAGGATTCACCGTCCCCACTGCTTCTACTTCAATACCGGTAATTATTTCATTTATAGATATGGCTGGCAGATTGGGCAAGTAACGCTCCAACATCCGCCTGAGCGGCAATCTCACCCGAGGTGAACACAGCAATACCGGGCTGATTCCCCGCATAGTTAGCCGTTCCACCTGCTGTTGCAATTTATCCAACAGCGCATTGGCTTGGTTGGGTTCCATTACCGGATACTGACCCAATTGGGTTGACTGCACCGAATCAGCCACTGCTTGGTCCACTTTCGGATGTAAGGTAATTACCGAAATTTTCTTCCGTGAACCGGCTTCATCCGGTGTGGCGTACAACTGGCAAATGGTTCTTGCCAACGACTGGCGCACATGTTCGGTGAGAAAATCTGGGTCTTTATTTAAACGGGCGCCATCAGACAGCCCTTCTAAAATGGTCACCAAATCCCTGATGGGTACTCGTTCCCGCAATAAATTCTGTAACACCTTTTGTATTTCGCCCAAAGACATCAGGTCCGGTACTAAATCCTCCACCACTGCCGGAGTTCTTTCCCTAACCACATCCAGCAATTCCTTCACTTCTTGACGGCCCAACAGTTCATCGGCATGGCTCTTGATGATCTCTGTCAAATGGGTTACCATCACAGTACTGCAATCCACCACCGTTAAACCGTTAAGTTCCGCCTTTTCGCGCTCAGTTTCATCAATCCACCAAGCGGGCAGTTTAAAGGTGGGCTCTGTGGTGGCAATACCCTTAATGTCCAGTTGCTGTCCCAAGGGGTCCATGGCCAAATAATGTCCCGGCATAAGTTCGCCCTCGGCCACCTCCACCCCTCTGATCTTAATTACATAATTATTGTGGTGCACCTGCATGTTGTCGCGAATGCGAATGGGCCTAACTAATATCCCCAGTTCTAACGCACACTGACGTCTAATGGCCGCCATCCGCTGCAGTAAGTCTCCGCCTTGGCTTTCGTCCGTCAATGAGATCAAATTATAACCAATTTCCACTTCTAATGTATCAACTTGGAAATAATTTAATACATTCTCCGGTTGACGTCGAGTTTCCTGCGCCTTGGTGGCTTCCAATTCTTGCTGTTTTACAACCTCGTGTTCTTTTTCTTTATTTAACAAATAAGCAGTATAAGCCAGGGCGCCGGAAAGGGCTAAAAACAAGAAATTGGGCATCGCCGGCACTAGGCCGATGACAAATAGAATCCCTGCAGCCAAACCCAATACTTTGGGAAAGTTTAAAAACTGTTGGGAAAGATCTTTACCAAAACTGTTTTCGGAAGCCGACCGGGTAACTAAAATACCGGTGGCGGTGGATATCAGCAGTGCCGGAATCTGGCTGACCAAACCATCGCCAATGGTCAAAGTTGTATAGGTGATCAACGCATCGGCCAGCGACATGCCGTGCTGGGCAATGCCAATGATAAAACCACCCAAAACGTTAATAAAGATAATGATAATCCCGGCAATGGCATCTCCCTTTACAAACTTACTGGCACCGTCCATCGCCCCAAAGAAATCGGCCTCCCGTTGAATCTGTTCCCGCCGATGTCTGGCTTCATCTTCATTGATCAAGCCAGAGTTCAGGTCAGCATCAATGCTCATTTGTTTACCGGGCATGGCATCCAACGTAAAGCGAGCCGCCACCTCGGCCACCCGGCCGGCACCGTTGGTGATCACTATGAATTGAATAATGGTGATGATGATAAACACCACCGCACCAACCACATAGCTACCTCCGGTGACAAAATTTCCAAAGGCTGCAATAACTTGACCGGCAGAGGCTTCGCTTAAAATCAACCGGGTTGATGATATGTTCAATGCCAATCGGTAAAGGGTAGTTACCAATAGCAAACTGG includes:
- the flhF gene encoding flagellar biosynthesis protein FlhF codes for the protein MIIKKFVVDEMPQAVQQIKAELGPEAIIVSSKKVRGQGIKGLFKTRIEVTAVLDEVKELQAPPQYQQLEKPKEPVDQAVAAVHPQRTVSKVENLTIYQAADLVRTTPTPTVKGPKPVMTSANKLQSTEFKPILEETVMKSLEPQEKGRLLAMLEQQAGQKDLALDKDFNCRWLEILTDMDIDQGIAKKLLHGLEQAIKDSSGDKNDLAKVHIINKVTDLLKPAYENIEPAKFMFFVGQPGVGKTTTLAKLATRFKLLDNKQVALITVYTYRYGAADQLKIYGDTIDVPVEVVMTPAELKQAVERHAEKDYILIDTVGRSSKNTGQVLELKGFIEAVSGSKQIYLVSSASTKDRDLFRTIRDFKIAHYNGYIFTKVDETETLGSMLNVVLKTGIPIQYYCDGQSIPDDIEEVQPRKLAQLLFRSVDQYVEGYNNQGRY